The genomic stretch TTTGGCTTGGAGGCGAGCCAAACCTGGCGCGGGTGAGAATCATGTTTATTTTTTATACGAACCTGAATCCACATTTATTAAGATTTATTTAGCACTTGTTCATCCGGCTATTCGCCGGGTCGGCAGGTGTTTTGTTGTTTCCAAAAGGCCGCCCCCTGATGAGTGAAATTCCGAAAGGCGATTTCTGGGACGAGAAGATCGAGCGAATGGGGCGCGATGAACTCGCTTCTCTTCAGCTTGAGCGCCTCAAGTGGCAGGTTCGGCGATGCTACGAGGAGTCCCCATTTTATCGCGAACGTCTCGATGCGGCGGGAGTGGGCTCGGATGGTATTCACACCCTCTCTGATATCGAGAAAATCCCTACCGTCACCAAGCAAGAACTCCGCGATGAGCAAAAAGCGCACCCGCCCTTCGGGCGCTATACCGTTGCGCCTCCTGATTCTTGGGGAGAATTACACCCATCCACGGGCACAACCGGCGTGCCGGTAGGTACTATATGGAGCCGAAAAGACGTCGAAAATATAGCTGATTTCACCGCGAGGACGATGTGGAGCTTCGGGGTGCGGCCTGGGGATATCGTCCAAAACGCTTTTAGCTACGGTCTTTGGGTCGCGGGGATGAGCGTCCACTATGCGACTCAAAAAATCGGTTGTTTTGTCATTCCCATTGGCGCAACGCAGACCGAGCGCCAGATATTCTATATGGACACCATCGGCTCGACAGTGATTCTCAGCACCCCGAGTTTCGGGCTTTATATCGGGGAAAAACTCCGTGAGAGCGGAATGGAATCGGCTGCCGAGAATCTTAAAATTGGCGCATTTGGGGGAGAGGCGGGTGCCCAGAATCCCTCTACCCGCTCGCGCATCGAGGGCGCGCTCGGAATCGATGCCTATGATTATTTTGGGCTTGGCGAGATTGGACCAACCTTCGCGAGCGAGTCGGTGGCGAAGTCGGGTCTCATCTGGGCCGAGGATCACCACATTATCGAGGTTCTCGACGAGGACACGAAAAAGCCCGTGCCCGAAGGGGAGGTGGGGATTCTCGTCATTACCCACCTTACTCGCGAGGCGACCCCGATGCTCCGTTATTGGACGAACGACTATGCGCGTGTCGAGAACTCGCCCAGTTCTTGTGGCCGAACCCACCTTCGCTCGCCGGGCGGAATTTTAGGTCGCCATGACGACCTCATAATTTACCGAGGAGCGAAGTTTTACCCGATTCAGGTCGAGGATATTGTCCGTAGCTTCCCTGAGCTTAGTAACGAGTTTCGCGTTGAGATGCATTCCGATGAGGCAACGGGTCGGGATCGCTGTGTTGTCGTCGCCGAGGCGTTGTCTGGCAATTCACAGGATAGTTTGCTCGGTAGCTTGCGGGAGAAGCTAAGGGGCACGCTCCAGGTGACACCCGAGATT from Nitrospinaceae bacterium encodes the following:
- a CDS encoding phenylacetate--CoA ligase, which gives rise to MSEIPKGDFWDEKIERMGRDELASLQLERLKWQVRRCYEESPFYRERLDAAGVGSDGIHTLSDIEKIPTVTKQELRDEQKAHPPFGRYTVAPPDSWGELHPSTGTTGVPVGTIWSRKDVENIADFTARTMWSFGVRPGDIVQNAFSYGLWVAGMSVHYATQKIGCFVIPIGATQTERQIFYMDTIGSTVILSTPSFGLYIGEKLRESGMESAAENLKIGAFGGEAGAQNPSTRSRIEGALGIDAYDYFGLGEIGPTFASESVAKSGLIWAEDHHIIEVLDEDTKKPVPEGEVGILVITHLTREATPMLRYWTNDYARVENSPSSCGRTHLRSPGGILGRHDDLIIYRGAKFYPIQVEDIVRSFPELSNEFRVEMHSDEATGRDRCVVVAEALSGNSQDSLLGSLREKLRGTLQVTPEIELLAPGSFERTTFKAQRFVDHRKTVKEA